The proteins below come from a single Miscanthus floridulus cultivar M001 chromosome 1, ASM1932011v1, whole genome shotgun sequence genomic window:
- the LOC136507710 gene encoding RING-H2 finger protein ATL1-like codes for MDPPPPPFASSSSPSPSPPSSSSSASITMVIITVVGILAAFALLASYYAFVTKCQLLRAVWSRHPPWHRRARRAGVGGSRDDPSFVASRASATEDGRRGLGLPLIRMIPVVKFTAAACDADACRGVAPRISVSECAVCLSEFVERERVRLLPNCSHAFHIDCIDTWLQGSARCPFCRSDVTLPALPSARRALAAALPRRRDDALASDSIVIEVRGEHERWFSSHGTTTTGDRPVAAAAAGGGSGRGPRHPKQSPRRNKKESVGDEAIDTRKTTDAEFAAVQPLRRSVSLDSSCGKHLYVSIQELLATQRQVRERDPSVHS; via the coding sequence ATGGATCCTCCGCCACCACCGTTCGCCTCCAGCAgttcgccctcgccctcgccgccgtcgtcctcgtcCAGCGCGAGCATCACCATGGTGATCATCACCGTCGTGGGCATCCTCGCGGCGTTCGCGCTCCTCGCCAGCTACTACGCGTTCGTGACCAAGTGCCAGCTGCTGCGCGCGGTGTGGTCGCGCCACCCGCCGTGGCACCGGCGCGCGCGGAGGGCCGGCGTCGGCGGCAGCCGGGACGATCCGTCGTTCGTCGCAAGCCGCGCCTCAGCGACCGAGGACGGCAGGCGgggcctgggcctgccgctcatCCGCATGATCCCCGTCGTCAAGTTCACTGCCGCGGCCTGCGACGCCGACGCCTGCCGCGGCGTGGCGCCGAGGATATCCGTGTCGGAGTGCGCCGTGTGCCTGAGCGAGTTTGTGGAGCGGGAGCGCGTCCGGCTGCTGCCCAACTGCTCCCACGCCTTCCACATCGACTGCATCGACACGTGGCTGCAGGGCAGCGCGCGCTGCCCCTTCTGCCGCAGCGACGTCACGCTGCCGGCGCTCCCGTCGGCACGCCGCGCCCTGGCGGCGGCCCTCCCAAGGCGCCGCGACGACGCGCTCGCTAGCGACAGCATTGTGATCGAGGTACGAGGGGAGCACGAGAGGTGGTTCAGCAGCCacgggacgacgacgacgggcgATCGTCCGgtcgccgcagccgccgccggcggcggcagcggaagagggcccCGGCAcccgaagcagtcgccgcggcgCAACAAGAAGGAGAGCGTCGGCGACGAGGCCATCGACACGAGGAAGACGACGGACGCGGAGTTCGCGGCGGTGCAGCCCTTGCGGCGGTCCGTCTCCCTGGACTCCTCCTGCGGCAAGCACCTCTACGTGTCCATCCAGGAGCTCCTCGCCACGCAAAGGCAAGTGCGCGAGCGCGATCCGTCCGTGCATTCATGA
- the LOC136507721 gene encoding protein KINESIN LIGHT CHAIN-RELATED 1-like produces the protein MRRLPKSLLLARLSRPLRHRPPLPLLHSSPPLPPRPGPRLLPFSTQTLAPAPPPPPAPDAASTAEPAGLALLAAAELRESEGDHQEALGLALKALAPLQASHGGWSFPVTRALRLAGAAAARAGSLSDALESLGAAAEIVDYLAPARREGVPKEVVAVGAAVYEQLARAKTAMGHRWDAVGDLQRALDLKLRCLEAGSVELRDAYRDVAEAYAGVLDFDKALPLCSKALGIAEGQFGEDSAEVAKLRRLLMAIYTGLGRHTEALEQIELARMVYERLGLNVELSQAEIDGANIRILLGRSEEAMNDIKRVMQRADKESEERALAYVTMAKILISEERVSDSKRCLEIALGIIDAKDSIDPGRFAEAYAEISMLYESMAQFEMPLSALNMSLSLMKKTLAILESAKELHHIEGSISARMGWLLLHTQKADESVPYLERAVDKLKNCFGPRHFGLGFAYRNLGQAYLEMDQHQSAVKFYRLAIDIIEAKFGPTHEDSIDTKQSLANAYGLMGSYKLAIDFQEQVIDAYSRCGSGAFEDLREANRLLEQLKKKAQGLPHAVFPAYSLPVLPENND, from the exons ATGCGGCGGCTGCCGAAATCCCTCCTCCTCGCCCGCCTCTCTAGGCCCCTCCGCCACCGCCCCCCGCTCCCGCTGCTCCACTCTTCGCCTCCCCTGCCCCCACGCCCGGGGCCCCGCCTCCTTCCCTTCTCCACTCAAACCCTagccccggctcctcctcctccccctgcgCCCGATGCGGCGTCGACGGCCGAGCCCGCGGGCCTCGCGCTTCTGGCGGCCGCGGAGCTGCGCGAATCCGAGGGCGACCACCAGGAGGCCCTCGGCCTCGCCCTCAAGGCGCTCGCGCCGCTGCAGGCGTCCCACGGCGGGTGGTCGTTCCCCGTCACGcgtgcgctccgcctcgccggcGCCGCGGCCGCCCGCGCCGGCAGCCTCAGCGACGCGCTCGAGTCCCTCGGCGCCGCCGCGGAGATCGTCGACTACCTGGCCCCCGCGCGGCGCGAGGGGGTGCCTAAGGAGGTGGTGGCGGTCGGCGCCGCCGTGTACGAGCAGCTGGCGCGCGCCAAGACGGCCATGGGGCACCGGTGGGACGCGGTGGGTGATCTCCAGCGCGCGCTGGACCTGAAGCTCCGGTGTCTGGAGGCAGGGAGCGTGGAGCTTAGGGACGCCTACAGGGACGTCGCTGAGGCCTATGCGGGCGTGCTCGACTTTGACAAGGCGCTGCCATTGTGTTCCAAAGCGTTGGGCATTGCGGAGGGGCAGTTCGGTGAGGACTCGGCAGAAGTGGCTAAGCTCCGGCGACTTCTCATGGCTATCTATACTGGGTTGGGTCGCCATACAGAGGCTCTGGAGCAAATTGAGCTTGCAAGGATGGTATATGAGCGATTGGGACTGAATGTTGAGCTTTCCCAGGCCGAAATTGACGGGGCTAATATCCGTATCTTGTTGGGGAGATCAGAGGAGGCAATGAATGACATTAAGAGGGTGATGCAGCGGGCAGACAAGGAGAGCGAGGAGCGTGCACTGGCATATGTCACAATGGCAAAGATATTGATCTCCGAGGAGAGGGTTTCAGACTCGAAGCGGTGCTTGGAGATTGCCCTGGGGATCATCGACGCAAAGGATTCCATTGACCCTGGCCGGTTTGCTGAGGCATATGCTGAGATATCAATGTTGTATGAGTCGATGGCACAGTTTGAAATGCCTTTGAGCGCGCTTAACATGTCTTTGAGCTTGATGAAGAAAACGCTTGCAATTCTTGAGAGCGCCAAGGAGTTGCATCACATTGAAGGCAGCATCTCAGCAAGGATGGGGTGGCTCCTCCTGCATACTCAAAAAGCTGATGAGTCTGTTCCTTATCTGGAGAGAGCGGTTGATAAGTTGAAGAATTGCTTTGGACCCCGACACTTTGGGTTAGGTTTTGCTTATAGGAATCTGGGGCAGGCCTATCTTGAGATGGACCAACATCAGTCAGCTGTGAAGTTCTACAGACTTGCAATTGATATTATTGAAGCTAAATTTGGACCGACACATGAGGATTCTATTGACACAAAACAGTCCCTTGCAAATGCATACGGACTGATGGGAAG CTACAAACTTGCTATAGACTTTCAAGAACAAGTCATAGATGCCTACAGTAGGTGTGGCAGTGGTGCCTTTGAGGACCTCAGGGAAGCTAATAGGCTTTTAGAGCAGCTCAAGAAGAAGGCCCAAGGATTGCCTCATGCAGTATTTCCTGCATATTCATTGCCGGTTCTACCTGAAAATAATGATTAG